TTCAAAGCTATACACCTTGCCATTAGAATCTTTAAATGAAACAAAATAGCTTTCATGAATAGGAGAATAATCGATATCGTGAAAAATCAAATCCTTATGAGGGTAATTTTTCTTCACATAATTTATTGCATAAAACTTTCCAATCTGCTTTGGCACAAATCCCCCTATCCACAGTATTAGCATTATGCCTATTATGTATATTATTATCAACTTTTTGCTATCTTTTATCATTTCTCCCTCCCCTTTATTTACCCTTCATATATCTATAACGAAAAAGACAATTAAACTTTGGCAAATTTATTTCAGTTTTTGCTAAATATATAGTTATCATACCATATTTATTCTAGTTTTTGTTGTATTCGGTACGAATGGTAGGAAAAAAAGCACGAATAGCACATAAGAAAAGTTAGGTCTCTTAACCTAACTTTTCTTACACTTTATCACATGTGTATAGGCTTATCTATAGAACCAAAGGCTGCTTCTGATATAATAAAAATAATCCTACTTTTTATCTTATTGCTTTATATCAATTATATTCCCGTTTACTGTGTCTATCTAAAGTATCTCTTTGAATTTCTATAAGTTCATTTTTCAAGTTCTCTATTTCCGTTGTATCACCATCATTTTCAATTAATTTAATTAGCTTTTTAATTCCATTCCTTGTATTATAAAGGTACTGGCTAATATTAGTTTCTTCAATTCCAAATACATATTCAAAATAAGCTTTTGTTGAATCTATATATCCATCCACAGCATAAAGTTCTTCAAGTTTAATTGGCTCTTGAGATAGCACTGGCAAAACATAATCTCTAGGTAAGTATATAGTTATTTTATCTAAAATAAACTTTTGGAATTGATTTGCTCTATTATTGTGTTTTCTTAATTCCATAAGAAATGAAAAATTCAATAAGCACAAAATGATAATTATTAATATTATAATTCTTTTCATTATCTCTCCTCATTAAAACTTTACGCTAAATGATTTGTTAGCATAAGCTTTACGGTAATAAGTAAATGCTCCTACTCTTGGTGTATAAGTACGTATTCTATACTTTAACTCAGCACTAAATTCACCATCAGCTTCACCATAGCGATTGGTATTTACCATAAAAAATAATGGCAAGTATCTAGTATCACAATCTATACGTTCAGACCACGAACTCTTTATCGTTAAACTGTTAAAAATATCACCCTTTATCCTTCTTTTTAATTTAATCCTCAAATATAAACTCTATTCCCTTTTACTGCTATTTTACCATATTTATCTTATATTTTGTGGAATTCGGTACGAATGGTAGGAAAAACGGTACGAATAGCAAAAAGAAAAGTTAGGTCTGTCAACCTAACTTTTCTTACACTTTATCACATGTGTATAGGCCTATCTATGGAACCAAAGGCCGCTTCCATAACTGCTTCCGATAGGGTAGGATGGGGGTGGATGGCTTTGGCAATATCATAAACCGTTGACTCCAATTGCATAGCAACTATGGCCTCTGAAATCATATCTGTGGCGTTACTAGCCATAATGTGAACTCCTATAACTTCCCCGTATTCATTATCGGATATGATTTTTACAAAACCTGTAGCTTCTCCTTCCGCTAAGGCCTTACCATTGGCAGCCAGCGGGAACTTACTTACTGTAATATCGTGACCCTTTTTTCTAGCCTCTTCTTCTGTTAGCCCAACGGATGCCAGTTCAGGGAAGGTATAAATGCCGGTGGGAACTATATTATAGTTCATGATGCTATCTATTCCCATTATATTTTCCGCTGCTACAATCCCCTCAGCCGAGGCCACATGGGCTAAAGCAAATTTCCCATTTAAGTCCCCAATAGCATATACTCCCTTTACGCTGGTTTCTAACCTTTTATTGGTTTTAATAAAACCTTTAGAGTCCAATTCAAGATTTAAACCTTCTATTCCCTTTAGCTGGGGTTTAAGCCCAAGGGATATAAGGTATTTATCCCCTTTAAATAGCTTTTCTTCCCTTTTATGGTCAATTAAGATACCATTTTCAGTAATGGACTTCAGTTTAGTATCGGTTACAATATTTATTCCTTCTTTAATTAATTGTTTTTGAAGAGTTAAAGCCATCTCCTCTTCTACGCTTGATAGTATTCGCTTAGACCTCTGGATTAATGTTACGTTGGAACCCAAGGTGTTAAAAAGAGTTGCAAACTCAACGGCAATTACACCACCGCCAATTATAACTAACTCCTTAGGAATTTCCCTCAACTGTAAGGCTCCTTTGCTATTTATAACCCTTCCAGATTCTAAAGCTTCCTTTAACCCCTCAATTTCAGGGAAGTTTTCTTTTGCTCCTGTAGCTATTATTAGATTTTTCCCTGTAATAACCTCTCCATTAACTTCAACCCTATTCTTATCTAGAACCGTTCCTACTCCTTCATATAGGTCTATCTTATTCCTCTTAAATAGTGTGTATATCCCCTTTACTAATCTGTCTACAACTCTATCTTTTCGCTTTAATAGCAGGTTCCAATCTACTTTAACCTTTGAATCATCGATCCCAACTATTCCAAACTCCTTGCCCCTTAGCATATCCCTATATAGCTTAGCAGTTTTTAAAAGGGTTTTGGTGGGAATACAGCCCCAATTAAGGCATACCCCCCCTAACTTATCCTTTTCTACTACTGCAACCTTACCCCCTAGCTGGGCTGCCTTTATGGCAGCCACATAGCCTCCAGGGCCTCCCCCTATTATTATCACATCGTATTTCATATTATCACCTTCATCCTTTCTATGATTTTAATAGGAGCACTTCTGGATCCTCTAGTAGTTCTGCTAACATATTTAAGAACCTTGCTCCGCTAGCTCCATCAATTATTCTATGGTCATATGATAAGGATAAAGGTAATACCCTGGCAATTACTATTTCATCGTCCTTTACAATCGGCTTTTTAACGATTCTGCCTACGCCTAAAATGGCCGACTCGGGGTAATTGATGATTGGAATTCCAAAGTGCCCACCAATGGAGCCATAATTGGTTATGCTAAAGGTGCTGCCCCTTAGTTCATGGAGTTCTATTTTATTTTCTTTAGCCCTGCTGCTTAAATCCTCTATTTCCTTAGCTATTTCAATTATGCTCTTCTTGTCAGCATCCCTTAATACTGGCACCATCAAGCCCCTATCGGTATCGGTAGCAATTCCTATATGGTAGTAATGCTTAAGCATCAGCTCTTCCCTTTCCTCATCTAAGGAAGAGTTAAACTCTGGTAACTGTTTTAATACTGCAATTACTGCCTTAACGATAAAGGGTAGGAAGGTTAGATGGATGCCTTCTTCCTTTAGCTTTTCCTTATATTTCTTCCTAAATTCATATAATTTAGTTATATCTATTTCATCCATGGCAGTAGTATGAGGGATTGTAAATCTGGATGCCTTCATCTGTTCTGCTATGGTCTTTCTAATTCTTGTTAGTGGAATCCTTTCTATTCTTTCTTCCTCTCCTGATATTGTTGGCTCTACTACTTCAGGCAATTTTGGTTTTTCTACTTCCTTGGTCATTTCCTCCTTGGTCCTATAGATGTCTTCCTTCATTACCCTGCCATTAGGCCCTGTACCCTTTATCTTGGTAATATCGACTCCTAAATCCTTAGCAAGTTTCCTTGCAACGGGAGTGGCTAATACCTTTGACTTCTTAGGCTTTTCTTGGGTAGGAACAACTTGCCCTTCTGTGCTTGGAGGAATTTCCTCAGAAGATGCTATTACCTCTCCTACTACTCCAGCAGTTTCCTCTTCTACTAGCTCTTCCTTTTCATCCAATTCACCCTTAACCACTTCATCGGCTTCTCCTTCACCTGAAGTATCTATGGTAATAAACACATCCCCTACGTTAATTACATCTCCTTCTTCTGCTTTTAACTCTAATACCCTTCCCGTTTTTGGAGAAGGTATTTCTGTAGTAACCTTATCGGTTTCTACTTCAGCCAGGGATTGGCCTTCTTCAACTTCTTCCCCTTCCTTAACCAGCCATTTCATAAGGGTTCCTTCAGCAATTCCTTCACCTATATCTGGAAACCTAAATTCAAATTTCATACTATTACCTCCTCCCTAAAACTTAACTACTTCTTCTATAGTCTTTGCTATTCTCTCTGGAGATGGGATATAGTGCATCTCTCCTCTTGGCAAGGGGAAAGTGGTGTCGAAACCAGTTACTCTTGTAGGTGGAGCTTCCAAATACAAGAAGGCCTTTTCGTTAATAACTGATACTATTTCTGCTCCTACTCCTAAAGTCTTAGGTGCTTCATGGACAATTACAGCTCTGCCAGTCTTCTTGACGGATTCAACGAAGGTTTCTCTATCCATAGGAGAAATGGTGCGTAAATCTATTATTTCAGGATAGATCCCCTTTTCTTTCACCATTTCACTAGCTTTTTGTACATCCCTTACCATGGCACCCCAGGTTATGACGGTAACATCTTCCCCTTCTTCTACAATCCTAGCCTTTCCAATGGGTAGTTCATAGGCTTCCTCTGGAACCTCCTGTCTAAAAGCCCTGTAGATTCTCTTTGGCTCCAAGAATATTACTGGGTCTGGATCCCTAATGGCCGCTATAAGAAGGCCTTTTGTATCATATGGGGTAGAAGGTATTACCACCTTCAGGCCTGGAATGTGTGCATATAGTGCTTCCGTACTTTCAGAGTGGTGTTCTAAGGCCCTTATTCCTCCTCCATAGGGTGCTCTAATGACCATTGGTAGATTATAACGGCCTCGGCTTCTATTTCTCATCCTGGCCACATGGGATATTATCTGGTTAAAGGCAGGATAGGAAAATCCCATAAACTGCAGCTCTACTACTGGCTTCAAGCCATTTATAGCCATTCCTACACCTGTTCCTACAATGGCAGATTCTGCAAGGGGGGTGTCGAATACTCTATGCTTTCCAAATTTTTTCTGGAGATTAACGGTAGCCCTAAAAACTCCTCCTTCAACTCCTACGTCTTCACCATAAACTACTACAGTTTCATCCTTTTCCATCTCATTCATTAGGGCTTGGTTTACAGCTTCTACTATATTTAACTTATTAGCCATATTATTTACCTCCTTCTAAAAAAGATTTATATTCCTCAAGTTGCTCTTCTAAATGTGGAGGCATGGTTTCATAATGGTATTTGAATATATCTTCAATTAGGGTATCCGATTTATTTTCAATTTCTTCAAAGGTGGATACTACCTGGTCATCTAATTCCTTCTTGGTCTTTTCCTCCCATTCCTCAGTTAGTATTCCCTTCTTTTGTAAATATTTTTTAAATCTTAGGATTGGGTCCTTTGGCTTCCACTTTTCTACTTCTTCATTTTCCCTATACTTAGTTGGATCGTCAGAAGTGGTGTGTGCCCCTAATCGATAGGTATAAGCTTCGATTAAAGTTGGACCTTCTCCCCTTCTAGCTCTATCTACTGCTTCCTTGCTTGCATTGTAGACGGCAAATATATCGTTTCCATCTACTAATATGCCAGGCATACCATAGGCAATGGCTTTTTGGGCAATGGTTTTACTTGCAGTTTGTTCCTTTCTTGGAACGGAAATAGCATATTGGTTGTTTTGAACCACAAATACTACTGGAGCTTTAAATACGGCTGCAAAGTTTAAGGCTTCGTGGAAATCTCCCTGAGATGTTCCTCCATCTCCTACATAGGCTACCACTACATCCTTTTCACCCTTTATATTATTGGCCATACCAATGCCTGCAGCATGTTGCAATTGGGAAGCGATGGGAACTGAGACGGGTAGTGCCTTAATACCTTCTGGGATGTGGCTGCCCCATTCGTTTCCATACCAATATAGATAGATATTCTTTAGAGGAACTCCTTTGACAAGCCATCCACCTAGTTCCCTAAAGGATGGTACGAACCAATCGTTATCCTCCATAGCATAGGCACTTCCTACTTGGGCAGCTTCTTGGCCTATATTTGGTGCATAGGTTAGCATTCTTCCTTGTCTCTGATAGGATAGGGTTCTTTCATCCATGATTCTTGAAAACAACATGGTTTTATATAGATATAGCAACTCCTCATCTGAAAATGGAGGAATATCTTCTTCTGTTACTACTTCACCATTGGGGTCTAAAACCCTATAGTGTTTTATTTCTGTTGGATCATAAATTTCAAAACGCATTTATTTACCTCCTTCTGTAGGTAATTCCATATTCATATTTTGAAAACCATTATCTGATTTTGATAATCATTTTCAATATATTTATTACCAATATTCTTCCTTTTAAACACAATGATATTTTATGTACAATAATTCTTTTCATACTAATATAGAATGAATAAAAATAGAAAAAGTTAGACTAATGAGCCTAACTCTTATCATAAAGGTAGCATTATATTCAATATAAACTTTCCATCATTATATTCATAATGAAGTATCCCATTATATTTTTCCACTACTGCTTCTATACTTTTCATGCCGAAGCCATGGTTTTCCTTATCTTTTTTGGTAGTCTTAAGCTTTCCATCTTCATCGATTGGATTAATGGATGATGGATTTAATATTTCAATGAATAGATAATCCTTATATGGATTAATCTTCAGGTCAATATATCTTTTATCCTGACTTTTAAGTTTTTCGTTGGCTTCTATGCTGTTATCCAATGCATTCCCCAAAATTGTACATAAGTCTAAAGGTTTAATGGTTAAATTATCTGGAATATTTATTTTCATATCCATTTCTATCTTCTTCTGAGCTCCCTCTGATTTCTTAAGGTTCAATATGGCGTCTACCGCATCGTTTCCAGTTTTAATCCATGTATAGGTTTCAATAACTTCTTCTTTTAGGTCTTTAACATATTCATTAGCTAATTGGAATTGCCCCTTCTCCAATAACTTCTCTATACAGACTATATGGTTCTTAAAATCGTGTTGAAGCTTTTTGACTCCCTCATACATTCTTTCCTTTTCTTCCATTTCCTTTTTAAGCATTTGGTTTTTTATTTCTACTATTCTATAGTTATTTCTCTCCTCATAAAAGCTATTTAACTTTATGAATATATAATAAGTAATAATGACTATTGCTAAGGAGCCTAAACTAATTGTTATCGTCAGATGTTGGATTCCCAAATTTAATTCATTAAGAATCAAGCTTATATTGAATACTGCTAAAAGATTTATTCCGGATATTAAATAAACAAATAATATCCAATACCAATAATATCTGGGAATATCTACATTGTCCTTTTTATAATTATTTTTGGCCATCCTTAATAATATGAATAACAGCAGTTTGGAAATCTGTGATAATAATATTCTATGCCAGGCTTGAGTTTCTATAATATTCTTTATATCCTTCTCAATAAAAGCACTAAAAATGCTAACTATTAAAATATCGCTAAGTATCAAGAAAAAATAAAACATGGTAACGGAAAACACTTTCTCCTTTATATTCCCCTGAAATAATATATAGGATATAAAGAGTAGTATCAGATACAATAATATGGTTCGTATCATGGAATAAATCTTAATTTCCGTC
This genomic interval from Tepidimicrobium xylanilyticum contains the following:
- the lpdA gene encoding dihydrolipoyl dehydrogenase — its product is MKYDVIIIGGGPGGYVAAIKAAQLGGKVAVVEKDKLGGVCLNWGCIPTKTLLKTAKLYRDMLRGKEFGIVGIDDSKVKVDWNLLLKRKDRVVDRLVKGIYTLFKRNKIDLYEGVGTVLDKNRVEVNGEVITGKNLIIATGAKENFPEIEGLKEALESGRVINSKGALQLREIPKELVIIGGGVIAVEFATLFNTLGSNVTLIQRSKRILSSVEEEMALTLQKQLIKEGINIVTDTKLKSITENGILIDHKREEKLFKGDKYLISLGLKPQLKGIEGLNLELDSKGFIKTNKRLETSVKGVYAIGDLNGKFALAHVASAEGIVAAENIMGIDSIMNYNIVPTGIYTFPELASVGLTEEEARKKGHDITVSKFPLAANGKALAEGEATGFVKIISDNEYGEVIGVHIMASNATDMISEAIVAMQLESTVYDIAKAIHPHPTLSEAVMEAAFGSIDRPIHM
- a CDS encoding dihydrolipoamide acetyltransferase family protein; translated protein: MKFEFRFPDIGEGIAEGTLMKWLVKEGEEVEEGQSLAEVETDKVTTEIPSPKTGRVLELKAEEGDVINVGDVFITIDTSGEGEADEVVKGELDEKEELVEEETAGVVGEVIASSEEIPPSTEGQVVPTQEKPKKSKVLATPVARKLAKDLGVDITKIKGTGPNGRVMKEDIYRTKEEMTKEVEKPKLPEVVEPTISGEEERIERIPLTRIRKTIAEQMKASRFTIPHTTAMDEIDITKLYEFRKKYKEKLKEEGIHLTFLPFIVKAVIAVLKQLPEFNSSLDEEREELMLKHYYHIGIATDTDRGLMVPVLRDADKKSIIEIAKEIEDLSSRAKENKIELHELRGSTFSITNYGSIGGHFGIPIINYPESAILGVGRIVKKPIVKDDEIVIARVLPLSLSYDHRIIDGASGARFLNMLAELLEDPEVLLLKS
- a CDS encoding alpha-ketoacid dehydrogenase subunit beta, producing MANKLNIVEAVNQALMNEMEKDETVVVYGEDVGVEGGVFRATVNLQKKFGKHRVFDTPLAESAIVGTGVGMAINGLKPVVELQFMGFSYPAFNQIISHVARMRNRSRGRYNLPMVIRAPYGGGIRALEHHSESTEALYAHIPGLKVVIPSTPYDTKGLLIAAIRDPDPVIFLEPKRIYRAFRQEVPEEAYELPIGKARIVEEGEDVTVITWGAMVRDVQKASEMVKEKGIYPEIIDLRTISPMDRETFVESVKKTGRAVIVHEAPKTLGVGAEIVSVINEKAFLYLEAPPTRVTGFDTTFPLPRGEMHYIPSPERIAKTIEEVVKF
- the pdhA gene encoding pyruvate dehydrogenase (acetyl-transferring) E1 component subunit alpha, with amino-acid sequence MRFEIYDPTEIKHYRVLDPNGEVVTEEDIPPFSDEELLYLYKTMLFSRIMDERTLSYQRQGRMLTYAPNIGQEAAQVGSAYAMEDNDWFVPSFRELGGWLVKGVPLKNIYLYWYGNEWGSHIPEGIKALPVSVPIASQLQHAAGIGMANNIKGEKDVVVAYVGDGGTSQGDFHEALNFAAVFKAPVVFVVQNNQYAISVPRKEQTASKTIAQKAIAYGMPGILVDGNDIFAVYNASKEAVDRARRGEGPTLIEAYTYRLGAHTTSDDPTKYRENEEVEKWKPKDPILRFKKYLQKKGILTEEWEEKTKKELDDQVVSTFEEIENKSDTLIEDIFKYHYETMPPHLEEQLEEYKSFLEGGK
- a CDS encoding ATP-binding protein; the encoded protein is MPQLKLWILYEYVLCLVEVLLFYGFISTTLERHKRVKKGWYYLSIILLSILILILTEIKIYSMIRTILLYLILLFISYILFQGNIKEKVFSVTMFYFFLILSDILIVSIFSAFIEKDIKNIIETQAWHRILLSQISKLLLFILLRMAKNNYKKDNVDIPRYYWYWILFVYLISGINLLAVFNISLILNELNLGIQHLTITISLGSLAIVIITYYIFIKLNSFYEERNNYRIVEIKNQMLKKEMEEKERMYEGVKKLQHDFKNHIVCIEKLLEKGQFQLANEYVKDLKEEVIETYTWIKTGNDAVDAILNLKKSEGAQKKIEMDMKINIPDNLTIKPLDLCTILGNALDNSIEANEKLKSQDKRYIDLKINPYKDYLFIEILNPSSINPIDEDGKLKTTKKDKENHGFGMKSIEAVVEKYNGILHYEYNDGKFILNIMLPL